From Candidatus Polarisedimenticolia bacterium, a single genomic window includes:
- a CDS encoding PD-(D/E)XK nuclease family protein, translating into MPTYSHSRLASFEKCKLQYRYRYVDRIRRDVQGIEAFMGNRVHEALEKLYRDLQMERTPSLEELTSLYHRNWERQHSDKIRIVKKEYTADHYRKVGERCITDFYKTYHPFGDGVTLGLEEKLGIPLDAAGQYRLEGYVDRIVRLEPGVYEVHDYKTGNSLPSADDLENDRQLPLYQLGVERKFRDAREVRLVWHYLAFNHEFRSARDPGALESLKSKTLDLIHRVESARDFPPTESALCRWCEYQEICPLWKHRMKVAPLPANEFLQDSGVQLVDRLAQLEAGQHSAEKEILKVREAIFAEMEREKASVLAGTKDEVRLLEEDSPHFPAPGDTGRKGLEMVLKEMGQYERFASLDSEALGRALQDPETDRYLKAALEKFTRLEKTRRLRLTPKGSRQLALFD; encoded by the coding sequence ATGCCGACCTACTCCCATTCCCGTCTCGCGTCCTTCGAAAAGTGCAAGCTCCAGTATCGCTACCGGTACGTCGATCGGATTCGCCGCGACGTTCAGGGGATCGAAGCCTTCATGGGGAACCGTGTCCATGAGGCCCTGGAGAAGCTGTACCGGGATCTTCAGATGGAGCGGACCCCGTCCCTGGAGGAGCTGACCTCCCTGTATCACCGGAATTGGGAGCGGCAGCACTCCGACAAGATCCGCATCGTGAAGAAGGAATACACCGCCGATCACTACCGCAAGGTGGGGGAGCGGTGCATCACCGACTTCTACAAGACGTACCACCCTTTCGGGGACGGGGTCACGCTCGGGCTCGAGGAGAAGCTGGGGATTCCTCTCGACGCGGCGGGGCAGTACCGTCTGGAGGGGTACGTCGATCGGATCGTGCGGCTCGAGCCGGGAGTCTACGAGGTCCACGACTACAAGACGGGGAACTCCCTGCCCTCCGCCGACGACCTGGAGAACGACCGGCAGCTTCCTCTATATCAGCTCGGCGTCGAGCGGAAGTTCCGTGACGCGCGCGAGGTCCGGCTCGTCTGGCACTATCTCGCCTTCAATCACGAATTCCGCTCCGCCCGGGATCCCGGCGCGCTGGAGAGCTTGAAATCGAAGACCCTCGACCTGATTCACCGGGTCGAGTCGGCGCGGGACTTCCCGCCGACCGAGAGCGCGCTGTGCCGCTGGTGCGAATACCAGGAGATCTGTCCCCTCTGGAAGCACCGGATGAAGGTGGCGCCGCTTCCGGCCAACGAATTCCTGCAAGACTCCGGCGTGCAGCTCGTCGATCGGCTCGCGCAGCTGGAGGCGGGCCAGCATTCCGCCGAGAAGGAGATTCTCAAGGTGCGCGAGGCGATCTTCGCCGAGATGGAGCGGGAGAAGGCCTCGGTGCTGGCCGGCACGAAAGATGAAGTCCGCCTGCTCGAGGAGGACAGTCCCCACTTCCCGGCCCCGGGCGACACGGGCCGCAAGGGGCTGGAGATGGTCCTGAAGGAGATGGGCCAGTACGAGCGCTTCGCCTCGCTCGACTCCGAAGCCCTGGGCCGCGCGCTGCAGGATCCCGAGACCGATCGCTACCTCAAAGCCGCTCTCGAGAAGTTCACCCGGCTCGAGAAGACCCGCCGGCTCCGCCTCACTCCCAAAGGAAGCCGCCAGCTCGCCCTGTTCGACTAG
- a CDS encoding heavy metal-associated domain-containing protein, protein MTKRNALIGFTVLAFGLLAAGVYAGEEAKANLDVKISVRGMTCSGCANGVKAALEKVPGVTKAEVSLEKNEAQVTYEKGKTTPEALVKAVEKAGYKASLQKEAPQGA, encoded by the coding sequence ATGACCAAGCGCAACGCCCTGATCGGATTCACGGTACTGGCCTTTGGCCTGCTCGCCGCGGGGGTTTATGCGGGTGAAGAGGCGAAGGCGAACCTGGACGTGAAGATCAGCGTCCGGGGAATGACCTGCTCGGGATGCGCCAACGGCGTGAAGGCCGCGCTGGAGAAGGTCCCGGGAGTGACGAAAGCCGAGGTGAGCCTGGAGAAGAACGAGGCACAGGTGACCTACGAGAAGGGGAAGACGACCCCCGAGGCGCTCGTGAAGGCGGTCGAGAAGGCCGGATACAAAGCGTCGCTGCAGAAGGAAGCTCCCCAAGGCGCCTGA
- a CDS encoding carboxypeptidase regulatory-like domain-containing protein: MARRGHRPIVLLVVLIAWMRLSGIVAWALPLTGSLEGTVVDRDGHPLAGVTVVLENTSLGHEPRGTVTNAQGEFRFLSIPLGKGYALRVSLPSYQTLVFREVEVLSDANPLPNITLPPALTEKVEVRAKPDVVRTESATTSTTISSQFLAGLPVLGRDYQDILTLAPGVTDVDNTGNPNIHGARDTDVVTLVDGVNTTDPFTGRYGQELNVESIQEIEVITAGASAQFSRASGGFVNIVTKSGGNEFKGTFKFFMRTSRLDGDGAGTDAVDLRGGLGEPDGFRNRKFSDLYPFLSLSGALVKNHLWYYLAPEFVQIEEPINSGTQTYVAATRAVRAMGKVTWQVASANRLDFVALYDDTHVDNQGLTSRTALESGYAIGRGGPTLTLRDTAIITPNFSVETTVSRFDQSFAVIPTLDADTNGNGLLFTDGIPGLGNNDGFWNARERDPGEDYDRDGRYDVYEDLNGNGRLDGCLRDPTTGTKVCFPPEGAVAPWDGLLHFGEDRDRDGRLTLYEGCEGKDHEDLNCNGLIDAEVDLNRNGLADPKEDTGIFCQDRVFCPDGYEPGTRGNGRLDTEDRNGDTMLNTMPGAGATPFPFWTDKDGDGIPDPGEFHAPLPQDRDYLLSVKTNRISGPFYSDYRDSRTRDTLKEEISAYAGDLMGSHDLKIGMIFEKEGFDRTTHQRPFLQITPPRGNAFTFVPGKVGALLPTQNTVDNMAESDHLGFYLQDSYKPLPNLALGLGLRFDREVVRSQGYESFDPVAQRQAFDLLMALRGIETTSGDLDVDGVVEVGLQGDPLYAAQDTRWAGIESALVEIAPRRLTRHNFLTSIESARLARFGISDPDLLLNGHPRQPEEIEISNNNLAPRLSVSWDPQSDGKSKVFASWGRFYGNLFLETVVGEQGPDTISPYYTYDQDGLSPSGLPDNQAGRTLAFPPPSAYQVDRGLRTPFTDELTAGIYREIAPEISISLTYVRRDYRDQLQDVDVNHSTRRAPQCKGRPTSSGLCDDFGVFLTPSGFFSPQSVPDGYPDLFVNNFNFNQIFRVGNYNVQAYSSYEVHLTRRLRRKWQLDASYVYSQATGQAESFLSESGSDPSLTELKSGYLAYDQRHVAKLHAVAFLPSDWQIGGAITWSSGLPFSLVNRVRSSDDVLYPQNRTLFGRRDITTGKFYAESRNIHRNHAVYDINVRTQRNFVIGHMSAGAFFEVFNLLNTDDLRITEIDNSVDSLQAEETRRFGRRFQIGIQMDF; the protein is encoded by the coding sequence ATGGCCCGGCGTGGTCACCGTCCCATCGTGCTTCTCGTCGTTCTCATCGCGTGGATGAGACTGAGTGGGATCGTAGCCTGGGCTCTGCCTCTCACCGGGAGCCTCGAGGGAACGGTCGTGGACCGGGACGGCCATCCCCTGGCGGGGGTCACCGTCGTTCTGGAAAACACTTCCCTAGGGCATGAGCCCCGGGGTACCGTCACCAACGCTCAGGGAGAGTTCCGCTTCCTCTCTATCCCGCTCGGGAAGGGCTATGCGTTGCGCGTCAGCCTCCCTTCGTATCAGACCCTCGTCTTCCGGGAGGTGGAGGTTCTTTCGGACGCCAACCCGCTGCCCAACATCACCCTCCCCCCCGCCCTAACCGAAAAGGTGGAAGTGCGCGCGAAGCCCGACGTGGTGCGGACCGAATCGGCGACCACCAGCACCACCATTTCCTCCCAGTTCCTTGCCGGGTTGCCGGTTCTGGGACGTGACTATCAGGACATCCTCACCCTGGCGCCGGGTGTCACCGACGTCGACAACACCGGGAACCCCAACATCCACGGCGCCCGGGACACCGACGTCGTGACTCTCGTCGATGGCGTGAACACCACCGATCCCTTCACGGGGCGTTACGGCCAGGAGCTGAACGTCGAGTCGATCCAGGAGATCGAGGTAATCACCGCCGGAGCATCGGCCCAGTTCAGCCGCGCCTCGGGCGGGTTCGTGAACATCGTCACCAAATCCGGCGGGAACGAATTCAAAGGCACCTTCAAGTTCTTCATGCGCACCAGCCGTTTGGATGGCGACGGGGCCGGGACCGACGCGGTCGATCTCCGCGGAGGGCTGGGAGAGCCGGACGGATTCCGGAACAGGAAATTCTCCGACCTCTATCCCTTCCTATCCCTCTCGGGCGCCCTCGTCAAGAACCACCTCTGGTATTACCTCGCTCCCGAGTTCGTCCAGATCGAGGAACCCATCAACTCCGGAACCCAGACCTACGTGGCGGCTACCCGGGCGGTCCGAGCCATGGGAAAAGTCACCTGGCAAGTGGCGTCCGCCAACCGACTGGATTTCGTCGCGCTGTACGATGACACCCACGTGGATAACCAGGGGCTCACCAGCAGGACCGCTCTGGAGAGCGGCTACGCCATCGGGCGTGGCGGACCGACCTTGACCCTGCGGGACACGGCCATCATCACCCCCAACTTCTCGGTGGAGACCACCGTCTCCCGCTTCGATCAGTCCTTTGCAGTCATTCCCACCCTTGACGCAGACACCAACGGAAACGGCCTTCTTTTCACGGACGGGATTCCCGGCCTGGGCAACAACGATGGTTTCTGGAATGCCCGGGAGCGGGATCCCGGGGAGGACTACGACCGCGACGGACGCTACGACGTCTACGAGGACCTGAATGGCAACGGAAGGCTGGACGGATGCCTGAGGGACCCGACTACGGGGACGAAAGTCTGCTTCCCTCCCGAGGGCGCGGTCGCGCCGTGGGACGGCCTCCTGCATTTCGGCGAGGACCGGGACCGGGATGGGCGCCTCACCCTGTATGAAGGCTGCGAGGGGAAGGACCACGAGGACCTCAATTGCAACGGCCTGATCGATGCCGAGGTGGACCTGAACAGGAACGGACTGGCAGACCCGAAGGAGGACACCGGCATCTTCTGCCAGGACCGCGTCTTCTGTCCCGACGGATACGAGCCAGGCACCCGGGGCAATGGCAGGCTCGACACCGAGGACAGGAACGGGGACACAATGCTGAACACCATGCCCGGGGCGGGAGCGACCCCCTTCCCGTTCTGGACGGACAAGGACGGCGACGGGATTCCCGACCCCGGGGAATTCCATGCCCCTCTGCCGCAAGACCGTGACTACCTCCTGAGCGTCAAAACCAATCGGATCTCCGGGCCCTTTTACTCCGATTATCGCGACAGCCGGACCCGGGACACCCTCAAGGAGGAGATCTCCGCCTACGCCGGCGACCTGATGGGAAGCCACGACCTGAAGATCGGAATGATCTTCGAGAAGGAGGGATTCGACAGGACCACCCACCAGCGCCCTTTCCTTCAGATCACCCCCCCCCGGGGGAACGCCTTCACCTTTGTCCCCGGGAAGGTGGGCGCCCTTCTCCCCACCCAAAACACCGTCGACAACATGGCGGAGAGCGATCACCTCGGGTTCTACCTGCAGGATTCCTACAAGCCGCTCCCGAACCTGGCCCTGGGGCTCGGGCTCCGTTTCGACCGGGAGGTGGTCCGCTCCCAGGGGTACGAGTCCTTCGACCCAGTGGCCCAGCGACAGGCGTTCGATCTCCTGATGGCCCTCAGGGGAATCGAGACGACGTCGGGAGACCTGGATGTGGACGGCGTCGTCGAGGTTGGGCTCCAGGGTGACCCGCTTTATGCCGCGCAGGACACCCGCTGGGCCGGCATCGAGTCGGCCCTGGTGGAGATTGCGCCGAGACGGTTGACCCGGCACAATTTTTTGACCAGCATCGAGTCGGCTCGGCTCGCGCGATTCGGGATCAGCGATCCGGACCTTCTTCTTAATGGTCACCCGCGGCAGCCGGAGGAGATTGAAATCAGCAACAACAACCTGGCGCCGCGGCTGAGTGTCTCCTGGGATCCCCAGAGTGACGGGAAGTCGAAGGTCTTCGCTTCGTGGGGGCGTTTCTATGGAAACCTTTTTCTGGAGACGGTGGTCGGGGAGCAGGGCCCGGACACCATCAGCCCCTACTACACCTACGACCAGGACGGCCTAAGTCCGTCCGGCTTGCCGGACAATCAGGCCGGCAGGACACTGGCGTTTCCCCCTCCATCGGCTTATCAAGTGGACCGCGGGTTGCGCACTCCCTTCACCGACGAGCTCACCGCGGGAATCTACCGGGAGATCGCCCCTGAGATCTCGATCTCCCTGACCTACGTCCGGCGGGACTACCGGGACCAGCTCCAGGATGTCGATGTGAACCACTCCACCCGCCGTGCCCCTCAGTGCAAAGGGAGGCCGACGTCTTCCGGGCTCTGCGACGATTTCGGAGTCTTCCTTACGCCATCAGGCTTTTTTTCCCCCCAGAGCGTTCCGGACGGCTACCCGGATCTCTTCGTCAACAACTTCAACTTCAACCAGATTTTTCGGGTGGGAAACTATAACGTTCAAGCCTACTCCAGTTATGAGGTGCATCTGACGCGCCGGCTGCGGCGGAAATGGCAGCTGGATGCCAGCTATGTCTATTCCCAGGCCACCGGCCAGGCGGAGTCGTTCCTCTCGGAAAGCGGGAGCGATCCCAGCCTCACCGAGCTGAAAAGCGGGTACCTCGCTTACGACCAACGCCACGTCGCCAAGCTTCATGCCGTCGCCTTCCTCCCTTCCGACTGGCAGATTGGCGGGGCCATCACCTGGTCCTCGGGGCTTCCCTTCAGCCTCGTGAACCGCGTCCGCTCGAGCGACGACGTCCTATACCCTCAGAACCGAACGCTTTTCGGGAGGCGGGATATCACCACCGGAAAGTTCTACGCGGAGTCGCGGAACATACACCGGAACCACGCGGTTTACGACATCAACGTCCGGACCCAAAGGAATTTCGTCATCGGGCACATGTCCGCCGGCGCCTTCTTCGAAGTCTTCAATCTCCTCAACACCGACGATCTCCGGATTACGGAAATCGACAACTCGGTGGATAGCCTCCAGGCTGAGGAGACCCGCCGCTTCGGACGGCGCTTCCAAATCGGCATCCAGATGGACTTCTAA
- a CDS encoding DNRLRE domain-containing protein — protein sequence MKSRARLGAAATVLGLALVLAGGAFCQTTIVLQPDPAAGADTYVAFASNVQNYGAEAQLTTNSQSNGGSRGLVRFDLSSIPAGATISSATFEMYHYFSRSALSESLRVHRLTRAWTEPGATWRAYDGVNSWTTAGGDFDPAVAASTTVNATVNVWRQWNVTALVQSWISGSAPNFGMILDSPSAGGNNERQFYTSDYLANPALRPKLTIVYVASDLTASTKSVSPPTPVAGQTVTYTIVVKNAGTAAASNVAVTDAVDTTKLGNVVPGQGGVFAGGTITWRAATTPALGSVSPTPAGDVTLSFTARVLPGPDGTVISNQAFLASATQTGIPSDDPSTVATDDPTLATLREPVTSLAKRIVEKNGAALPDDPSNPPGVSGALSTTVVPGDVLTYAVFFANNGSRNAVAFVARDGVPLHTDFIRDAFAAGKGIRLLFGATSDLTNALDADAGSFSAAAVSNPDDPATPINGLVTVIVGNVPAGSSGSLRFKVRVR from the coding sequence GTGAAGTCGAGAGCGCGCCTCGGCGCCGCAGCCACCGTCCTGGGGCTGGCGCTCGTCCTCGCGGGCGGGGCCTTCTGCCAGACGACGATCGTCCTGCAGCCCGATCCGGCGGCCGGAGCCGACACCTACGTCGCCTTCGCTTCGAACGTCCAGAATTACGGCGCGGAGGCTCAGCTCACGACCAACTCGCAATCCAACGGAGGCAGCCGGGGGCTCGTCCGCTTCGATCTCTCCTCGATCCCGGCAGGAGCGACGATCTCGTCAGCGACTTTCGAGATGTACCACTATTTCTCGCGCTCGGCGCTTTCGGAGTCGCTGCGGGTCCATCGCCTGACGCGGGCATGGACGGAGCCTGGAGCGACCTGGCGCGCCTACGACGGGGTGAACTCCTGGACGACGGCCGGCGGCGACTTCGATCCCGCCGTCGCCGCCTCCACGACGGTCAATGCCACGGTGAACGTCTGGAGGCAATGGAACGTCACCGCCCTCGTCCAATCGTGGATCAGCGGAAGCGCTCCCAATTTCGGGATGATTCTCGATTCGCCAAGCGCCGGCGGCAACAACGAGCGCCAGTTCTACACCTCCGATTACCTCGCCAATCCCGCGCTCCGGCCGAAGCTGACGATTGTCTACGTCGCGTCGGATCTCACGGCCAGCACGAAATCGGTGAGCCCTCCGACACCCGTCGCCGGCCAGACCGTCACCTACACGATCGTCGTGAAGAACGCCGGCACCGCCGCCGCCTCGAACGTGGCGGTCACCGACGCGGTCGACACGACGAAGCTGGGGAACGTCGTTCCCGGCCAGGGAGGCGTCTTCGCAGGAGGGACGATCACCTGGAGGGCCGCCACCACGCCCGCGCTCGGGAGCGTGAGCCCCACGCCGGCCGGAGACGTGACGCTGAGCTTCACCGCCCGGGTTCTCCCGGGCCCGGACGGAACCGTGATCTCGAACCAGGCCTTTCTCGCCAGCGCCACGCAGACGGGGATCCCGAGCGACGACCCGTCGACAGTCGCGACCGACGACCCGACGCTGGCCACCCTCCGCGAGCCCGTGACCTCCCTGGCCAAGCGGATCGTCGAGAAGAACGGTGCGGCGCTGCCGGACGATCCTTCGAATCCGCCCGGCGTTTCGGGCGCTCTGTCCACGACCGTGGTCCCCGGCGATGTCCTCACCTATGCCGTCTTCTTCGCCAACAACGGATCCCGCAACGCGGTCGCCTTCGTGGCCCGGGACGGCGTGCCGCTTCACACCGATTTCATTCGCGACGCGTTCGCGGCGGGCAAGGGGATCCGGCTCCTGTTCGGCGCGACCTCCGATCTCACCAACGCCCTCGACGCCGACGCCGGCAGCTTCAGCGCCGCCGCGGTTTCCAATCCCGACGATCCGGCCACCCCGATCAACGGCCTCGTCACGGTGATCGTCGGGAACGTCCCGGCAGGCTCCTCCGGATCGCTCCGCTTCAAAGTTCGCGTGCGCTAA
- a CDS encoding BON domain-containing protein: MNRFRPWLAFLVLWAALGVQAPAASLAREEPATPQTSPAQTAPAEAPPAPPPRPSPSGVPSLPPPGDEEIQAQIERALSADAAIAGHSSLSVACDEGIVTLKGKADTLSVLRQAEHRAGGVRGVLDVVTTAGIASSGVPDSRILLDIQSSLGVAAFRGDAISVAVDEAHVRLSGTTVTYARKLLAERSASEVPGVASIQNNIRVVAAAEGDDAELQRRSRLLLHGGLTPVPGDYEVVVDNRRATLSGRVPLFTHRIQAERLVLSVGGIVEVINKLKVDPSLTLPSSTVEVTP; encoded by the coding sequence ATGAATCGATTCAGGCCCTGGCTCGCTTTTCTCGTCCTGTGGGCCGCGCTGGGCGTTCAGGCCCCGGCAGCCTCCCTGGCGCGGGAAGAGCCCGCGACCCCCCAGACCTCGCCGGCGCAGACCGCCCCTGCCGAAGCCCCTCCTGCCCCTCCGCCGCGGCCCTCCCCTTCCGGCGTCCCGTCGCTTCCTCCGCCGGGGGATGAAGAGATCCAGGCCCAGATCGAAAGAGCCCTGTCAGCGGATGCCGCGATCGCGGGACACTCGAGCCTCTCCGTCGCGTGCGACGAGGGCATCGTCACGCTCAAGGGGAAGGCGGACACCCTGAGCGTCCTGCGCCAGGCGGAACACCGGGCCGGCGGCGTCCGCGGCGTGCTGGACGTGGTGACCACCGCCGGAATCGCGAGTTCCGGCGTCCCCGATTCGCGCATCCTCCTCGATATTCAGAGCTCCCTGGGGGTGGCGGCCTTCCGGGGCGACGCCATCTCCGTCGCGGTCGACGAAGCCCACGTGCGGCTCAGCGGCACCACCGTCACCTACGCCCGCAAGCTCCTCGCCGAGCGCAGCGCCTCGGAGGTCCCCGGCGTGGCGTCGATTCAAAACAATATCCGCGTGGTCGCCGCGGCGGAAGGGGACGACGCCGAGCTGCAGCGACGCAGCCGGCTGCTTCTCCACGGGGGGCTGACGCCGGTCCCCGGCGACTACGAGGTCGTCGTGGACAATCGCCGGGCGACGCTCTCGGGAAGAGTCCCTCTGTTCACCCACCGCATTCAAGCGGAGCGGCTGGTCCTCTCGGTGGGCGGCATCGTAGAAGTCATCAACAAGCTCAAAGTCGATCCGTCTTTAACCCTCCCCAGCTCGACCGTCGAAGTCACTCCTTAG
- a CDS encoding protein-L-isoaspartate(D-aspartate) O-methyltransferase: MTRTCLILGGLALLASCAPPGSFEEERKRMVSEQVQSRGVTDERVVSAMLEIPRHRFVPEAERAAAYDDRPLSIGHGQAISQPYIVALMTDLARPMPGDRALEVGTGSGYQAAVLSRLVKEVFTIEIVPELGAEAARRLKDLGYANVQVRVGDGFQGWPEAAPFDVILVTAAPEEVPEPLLEQLKPGGRLVIPVGPTGAVQSLQLVAKDSDGRLQARHVLPVRFVPFTRSP; encoded by the coding sequence TTGACACGGACCTGCCTGATCCTCGGCGGCCTGGCTCTGCTGGCCTCCTGCGCTCCTCCGGGCTCCTTCGAGGAGGAGAGAAAGCGGATGGTCTCCGAGCAGGTGCAGTCTCGCGGCGTGACCGACGAGCGGGTCGTTTCCGCCATGCTCGAGATTCCCCGCCACCGCTTCGTTCCCGAGGCCGAGCGCGCCGCGGCCTACGACGACCGGCCGCTTTCCATCGGCCACGGCCAGGCGATCTCCCAGCCCTACATCGTGGCCTTGATGACCGATCTGGCCCGCCCGATGCCCGGGGATCGCGCCCTGGAGGTGGGGACCGGCTCGGGATACCAGGCCGCCGTCCTGTCGCGGCTCGTGAAGGAGGTCTTCACGATCGAGATCGTCCCGGAGCTCGGAGCCGAAGCGGCCCGCCGATTGAAGGATCTCGGCTACGCGAACGTTCAGGTGAGAGTCGGCGACGGCTTCCAGGGATGGCCCGAGGCGGCGCCGTTCGACGTGATCCTCGTCACCGCGGCCCCGGAGGAAGTGCCCGAGCCGTTGCTCGAGCAGCTCAAACCAGGAGGCCGGCTGGTGATTCCGGTCGGGCCGACGGGCGCGGTGCAGAGCCTCCAGCTGGTCGCCAAGGACTCGGACGGCCGGCTCCAGGCGCGGCACGTTCTTCCCGTCCGGTTCGTTCCCTTCACCCGATCCCCATGA
- a CDS encoding serine/threonine-protein kinase → MSPTRTALGSREGAGHVGPSPTTPSGRFLPGVVVARRYRIVSLLGRGGMGEVYRADDLKLGQAVALKFLPQSLEKDEARLASLLTEVRIARQIAHSSVCKVYDVGEADGRHFLSMEYVDGEDLATLLKRIGRLPKDKAVQIARQICAGLSAAHEQGILHRDLKPANVMIDGRGRARITDFGLAGLADDLKEGGSRAGTPAYMAPEQFSGGGITVRSDLYSLGLVLYELFTGQAAFKGSTPAEMARLKQESPPTNPSRLIEGFDPIVERVILRCLQSDPLQRPASALGVAAALPGGDPLAAALAAGETPSPELVAQAGETGGLSPTGAWMGLVFLAAGVFFIFYAADRSQLPRMVSLPKPPSVLEEKAREIVRRLGYSAPPGDTYLWFASNKEYLGFIDKDDNSSARWDRLAGGPPFAVTFGYRQSPRPLLPYNYIEWRLLDDPPYLVSGMAGATLAPDGRLVEFLAVPPELDPSPPSSAAPRWEALFGAAKLDPAAFSPATPEWFPPVYADSRAAWVGSYATNPRTPIRIEAAAYRGKPVFFRIVEPWAIPNRMEAARVPARTSFVRGLLITLGVSILAGGILIARRNLRLGRGDRKGARKLSIFLFVAAVLEWLFLSPHWLVPAEFGRALSNAGLSLLEATIAGTFYLALEPYFRRVWPHVLTSWMRFLDGQFRDPLVGRDVFIGLLAGTVFRLLEQLHVIIPRWLGLPPMRPDYWGPGLLQLVTLESARNSVGVLFNLLQSSLLIPMILTILLLLLRILLRSQALAIGATVTLFSAATVAIGNNLFPDLAFGLLQCGLYIVLLFRFGFLPIVVSAAFSALLYDFPLTLDFSTWYAGNSFLVLLIATGLAAYALAVALAGRPLFRETILPE, encoded by the coding sequence TTGTCTCCGACACGGACCGCGCTCGGCAGTCGTGAGGGCGCGGGGCACGTCGGTCCCTCTCCGACCACTCCTTCCGGGCGATTTCTTCCAGGCGTCGTTGTCGCGCGGCGCTATCGGATCGTGAGCCTCCTCGGCCGCGGAGGAATGGGGGAGGTCTATCGGGCCGACGACCTCAAGCTCGGTCAGGCGGTGGCGCTCAAATTCCTCCCTCAGTCTCTCGAGAAAGACGAGGCGAGGCTCGCAAGCCTTCTCACCGAGGTGCGAATCGCCCGGCAAATCGCCCATTCGAGCGTCTGCAAAGTCTACGACGTCGGAGAGGCCGACGGCCGTCATTTCCTGAGCATGGAGTACGTGGACGGCGAGGACCTGGCCACTCTCCTGAAGCGTATCGGCCGGCTGCCAAAGGACAAGGCCGTCCAGATCGCCCGTCAGATCTGCGCGGGACTCTCCGCGGCTCACGAGCAGGGAATCCTGCACCGGGACCTCAAGCCTGCCAACGTGATGATCGATGGCCGCGGCCGGGCCCGCATCACCGACTTCGGGCTGGCCGGACTCGCGGACGATTTGAAGGAGGGAGGGAGCCGGGCGGGAACTCCGGCCTACATGGCGCCGGAACAGTTTTCGGGTGGGGGGATCACCGTCCGGAGCGATCTCTACTCGCTGGGTCTCGTCCTCTACGAGCTGTTCACGGGACAGGCGGCATTCAAAGGATCGACTCCCGCCGAGATGGCCCGGCTCAAGCAGGAGAGCCCTCCGACGAACCCTTCCCGCCTGATCGAAGGATTCGATCCGATCGTCGAGCGGGTGATCCTCCGATGCCTGCAGAGCGATCCACTGCAGCGGCCTGCTTCGGCTCTCGGCGTGGCCGCCGCCCTTCCTGGCGGCGACCCGTTGGCGGCGGCGCTCGCCGCCGGAGAGACTCCTTCTCCCGAGCTGGTCGCCCAAGCGGGAGAAACTGGCGGCTTGAGCCCGACGGGGGCGTGGATGGGTCTCGTGTTTCTGGCTGCCGGCGTTTTCTTCATCTTCTATGCGGCCGACCGGAGCCAGCTTCCCCGGATGGTCTCGCTCCCCAAGCCTCCGTCTGTCCTCGAAGAAAAGGCCCGGGAGATCGTCCGCAGGCTCGGATATTCTGCTCCGCCTGGCGATACCTATCTCTGGTTCGCGTCGAACAAAGAGTATCTCGGCTTCATCGACAAGGACGACAATTCTTCAGCGCGGTGGGATCGCCTTGCCGGAGGACCTCCGTTCGCGGTGACGTTCGGCTATCGCCAGAGTCCTCGCCCTCTCTTGCCCTACAACTACATCGAATGGCGCCTTTTGGACGATCCTCCTTATCTCGTTTCCGGGATGGCTGGCGCAACGCTCGCTCCCGATGGGCGCTTGGTTGAATTCCTGGCGGTTCCTCCGGAGCTGGACCCCTCTCCGCCCTCTTCCGCGGCTCCCCGCTGGGAAGCGCTCTTCGGGGCGGCGAAGCTCGACCCTGCCGCCTTTTCGCCGGCTACTCCGGAATGGTTTCCTCCCGTCTACGCCGATTCGCGAGCGGCGTGGGTAGGCTCCTACGCCACGAATCCCCGGACTCCGATTCGCATCGAAGCCGCGGCATATCGAGGAAAGCCGGTCTTCTTCCGGATCGTCGAGCCCTGGGCAATCCCCAATAGGATGGAAGCGGCCAGGGTGCCGGCCCGGACTTCCTTTGTCCGCGGATTGCTCATCACGCTCGGGGTCTCGATCCTGGCGGGGGGGATCCTGATCGCGCGTCGAAATCTGCGACTGGGACGGGGCGATCGGAAGGGGGCGCGGAAGCTCTCGATCTTCCTCTTCGTCGCGGCCGTGTTGGAATGGCTGTTCCTCTCGCCGCATTGGCTCGTACCGGCTGAGTTCGGACGTGCTCTATCGAACGCCGGACTCAGCCTACTCGAGGCAACCATCGCCGGCACTTTCTATCTCGCGCTGGAACCCTACTTCCGCCGAGTGTGGCCTCACGTTCTGACCTCCTGGATGAGATTTCTCGACGGACAATTCCGGGATCCACTGGTCGGCCGCGACGTTTTCATCGGCCTTCTGGCCGGCACGGTCTTCCGGCTCCTCGAACAGCTCCACGTGATCATACCCCGCTGGCTCGGACTCCCTCCGATGCGCCCGGATTATTGGGGCCCGGGACTTTTGCAGCTGGTGACTCTGGAGAGCGCTCGCAATTCCGTGGGAGTTCTCTTCAACCTCCTGCAAAGCTCCCTCCTCATACCGATGATCCTCACGATTCTCCTGTTGTTGCTCCGCATTCTCCTCCGGAGCCAGGCTCTGGCGATCGGTGCCACCGTGACTCTCTTCAGCGCGGCGACCGTCGCGATCGGCAACAATCTTTTCCCCGATCTGGCTTTCGGGCTGCTTCAATGCGGCCTGTACATCGTTCTTCTGTTCCGGTTCGGCTTCCTTCCGATCGTCGTCTCCGCGGCCTTCAGCGCGCTTCTCTACGATTTTCCTCTCACCCTTGATTTCTCGACGTGGTACGCGGGGAATAGTTTCCTCGTCCTGCTGATCGCGACCGGTCTGGCAGCCTACGCGCTTGCCGTCGCGCTGGCGGGACGCCCTCTCTTCCGGGAGACGATTCTTCCGGAGTGA